From Cetobacterium ceti:
GCAAACGGAGATAAAGATACTATAAAAGGTTATGGTGGAGGATTTGGTTGGAGAACATTCCTAGGGCCTATGGAGTTTATAGTAGCTACTAGTGACTATACATCCTCTCCTCTTTATCAAGTTCAAATAGGTTATACATTTTAAAAAAAAGACTCCCTTTTGGGAGCCTTTTTCATTTTATTTATTTTTCTAATAGAACTACAGCATAGGATTTAATTCCCTCTTCACTTCCTGTAAAGCCTAATTTTTCCTCTGTTGTAGCCTTAATACTCAATTGATCTATATCTATATTTAAAATTTCACTTAATATTTTTCTCATTTGATTTAAATATGGTTTTAATTTTGGCCTTTGAGCCACTATAATTGAATCTATATTTATTATTTTATAGCCTTTTTCTTCTATTAAAGTCATAACTTTTTTTAATAAAACTTTACTATCTATTCCTTCATAGGCCATATCTGTATCTGGAAAGTGTTGTCCTATATCCCCTAAAGCTAGGGCTCCTAAAAGTCCATCCATTATAGCATGAATTAAAACATCCCCATCTGAATGTCCTAGAACTC
This genomic window contains:
- the ispF gene encoding 2-C-methyl-D-erythritol 2,4-cyclodiphosphate synthase; protein product: MLRIGNGYDVHKLVENRKLILGGIEIPHEKGVLGHSDGDVLIHAIMDGLLGALALGDIGQHFPDTDMAYEGIDSKVLLKKVMTLIEEKGYKIINIDSIIVAQRPKLKPYLNQMRKILSEILNIDIDQLSIKATTEEKLGFTGSEEGIKSYAVVLLEK